TGTCGTCAACAATGCTGCGCTCTGACTCAATAGCTCATCTACATCAACGCCCCCGTAACTAGATGGGTAACGCCGTAGGCGATTGCCGCCTTCTCCCAGTAAAATAACTGCACCTCGCCAGTTTCGATTTTCCAAATGATACAGTGCCACAGAAATTTGGAGAATGCCTTGATAAAAGGTTTTCTCTGGTTCACTGGCTTCAATCCATAAAGCCTCTAAAGTGTCATGACAGGCGTAGAACTGGCCAGAATTGAACTGTTCTACGCCTTGCCAAAACTCTTGGGGGATGGTTTCGCTCATCCCATACTGTCTCGGACTTCTTTAATTGTTTCCAGAGAGATGTCTTGTTTTTCTCCAGCAAACTCGTTGTCAGGGGTGAGGAACAACATACAATGGCACTCTTTGCGTTCTCTCATTGGCACACAAGGACAGTTCCAATATGTGGCATGGACTTCAGCCTCTTTATCTTCGTAATGGCGACAGGGACATAAAGGCGCACCTAGTTCGTCTTTATGTTTGGCTAGTCCTTCAATCACAACTGCCGTAACAGAAGGTTCAGAACAGAAGTATGTTCCAGTACGCTTGGCGTATTGTTCGGAAAAATGCCGCATTGCCTCTAGGCTTTTATCGCTGGATTTTGTGTTATGTTCTGATGTGATCATGTCGCTCATAATTTAAATATTTCTTTGCATTGTACCTCAGTCGCACTAAGGGATTACTGGGTGTATTTCCCCAACCTTAACCTTTCAAATTGTTTTACCTTTGTTCAAGGGCTGATATGTCCGGTGTGCTGGGATCGGGCAAAATCTAGGAAATCATAGAAGTTTAACTTCTAAGCTAATCAAAATTCAAGTTGCATCTTGAGGCAGAATTTAAAAGTCAAGAGGTTGATTTATTCTCATCAGTAAACGATACTTTGACGCGTCTATGGGGAGATGCCAAGCGCGATCCTTATGTCAGGCTTTGTTTATTTATACATTAGTGCATTAGTACTGAATTCTCTTCATTATAACTTTATGAGATGAGACTTTATGAAATAACTAAGTAATAACACTAGTTTTTTTTTGAATTAGTGTATATTCTGAAAGGTCTGATAAAAAAGTACAAACTTATCAAGAGTTACAACTACTACCACATGAGTATTTCAACTATTGCGAAAAAGTTATCGACAGCTGTGATCGCAGCAACAGCCATTGTTTTGGGAATAGGAACAGTAGCAGAGGCAACTGTTTTAACATTTGATGATATAGCGCCTATTTCAGGTTATGATCGGATTCCTAACGGTTACGGTGGATTTAATTGGGACAATTTTGGCTACCTAAATGGCTCGGATACTGCTCTCTCACTTACAGGCTATGACAATGGCAGTGTGTCAGGAGACTATGTGAGTTTTAATGAATATGGAGACCCTGCCCTAGTAAGTGATGGTATTTTTGACTTCAACAGTGCTTACCTCACAGCTGCTTGGAATGATGGTCTTTCGGTGACTGTAGAAGGTTTTAAGAGCGGCGCAACCCTGTATTCAAAGACTGTGGTTGTAGATACGAAACAGCCAACTTTAGTTAATTTTGATTATTTTGGTGTTGATGAATTAAGGTTTACGTCATTTGGTGGAGTTGAACCAGATTATCTTAGAAGCAAGGGTGGTCCTGGGACACAGTTTACGCTAGATAACTTTACCTTTAATGAAAAAGTTACATCTGTTCCCGAACCTACATTGCTACCAGCGATACTGTCAATAGCTACTGTAAGCGCTGGTTCAGTATTAAAACGTAAACAGTTAAAGCAAAGTTAACTCAAGCCTTGCACTTTGCCCGAACAACTAGAAGTCGTGGCTACACAAACAAAGTTTACCTCTGTGGACTAAAAGTTTTCCAATCTGTAAAGCTAGGCTTTGTTTGTATAGCCCTTCTATAGCATGTGTTTTTTTGCCGAAGGTATTAATTAATACGATTTTAATGTTTTTTGTAGCTGGGGTTGTAGTGCGCGTAGGCGTAGCCCGTCGGAGACATCGCTTTGCAAAACTATACCAGGATGTTCCCAATTGATTACTTCTTGTTCTGCTGGTGCGGAAATATTTGGCCACAAAACCCAGCGACTGCCTTGAGGAAGAGTAGTAAGGCTCAGGGGGTTTTGAGTCAGCCAAATCAAAGGGTAGCTTTTAGGAACTACTGAACTGGCATCTTCTAAGGCTCTGGTTGCTGCTAAGGTTTCTAGAACATAGGCATCGCCTTTGATTAAATTTGTTGATGCTGTCCACAGTTGCACCTGTAATTGCTGTTGATGTGCATAAAAGTACAGCGATGCTGCGGCAATTACTGCTTGCTCAAAGTTTTCTTCTTCCCAATTGCTAGCACTGTCAAGGGCAATAACTATTTCTTGTCCACCTGTTACCATTTCTAACTCCCGCACCCTTAATTCACCATAGCGGGCACTAGTCCGCCAGTGAATCAGACGGGTGGGATCTCCGATACGGTAAGGACGCAGCGATCGCACCAGCCCTGTTGTAGCTGTCTGCAATGGTCTACCGCGAGGATCGCCCCTTTTGCTCTCTTCTTGCCCCATTTCATCTATTAGGGGACAGGTAGCCAAGGGTAACACTGTGGGATAAACGATCGCTGTGGCAGCACAATCACGCTGACGGCGACACCAGAACAATCCCAAAGGCGCACCAGAACCTAGTTCGACTGTCTGCCAGCGATAAACACCCCGGCGCTGAGTCGGATAGTAATATACCCAACGATAACTACCCCGGCTAGGAATTGTTTCGATTGCCTTTTGTACTGGTTTCCCTAAGACGAAGGGCAGTATATCTTCAACTTGCAATAAGCTTACAGGCTGCTGTGTCTGATTGCAGATTTCTAATTCCACCGTTAGATCGTCACCGGCTGATACTGGTTGCATGGGACGGCGGGTGATGGATAGACCTGTGAGCGATCGCGGCGGTAAGATAGCTGCTACACCCAAAAGGGCAAAACTAATACCGCTAATGGCATACAGCCAACCAGCCATCGTATTGATACCTGCTCCAAAAAAACAAATAGCGGTTACTGCTAGCACCCAACCGCCATAAGTAGGGGCACAAGCGCGGATTTCTAACCAATTGGTGATGGGTTTGATGATTTTCATGTTTCTTTTTTAACCCAACACCACCCTAAATTCACAGTGTCTCAGGGATATGCCGAAAAAGCTTTTAGTCGGATTCCTCAAAAAGAGATGGAAAGTTACAACGACCACTTACAAGCCGTAGAATTTCGATACCATCATCTAATACTCTGTACAAAACGATATAGCCTTACAAGGATATACCTCGGAGGTCTGGACGAGTTTTTGCGTAACTTTTATCACTGTTTGGAAAGGCAACAAGCTGTTGGCACTTACGGTTGAATTCACTGAAAAATCAATACGGTTCAGTTAGTGCCAAAAACCTTAAACTGCGTAGGTTGGGGAGCCACTGCGCCCTTGCGGTTTCCCGACTTGAAGCATCCTACCTTCTGTCTCATACTTTCTGACTTTTTCGGTAGCTATTAGAGCGGGCACTTTGCCTACTCTAACAGTTTTTAATAATTAAATATCAACCGAACTGAATATCAATCTTCCCCTTTGATATCCTGGGGCACGAAACCTGGTAGGTCAGTAGTGTCAACAGCGAAGACGAAAAATTTGTTTGGGTTGTCAATACCCGGCGCTATAGTACCAACGAAGTCGTTGTCATTGGCGATAAATAACGTATGCTTTTTCACACGGTTGATAACCACATCTTCTCCGAAGGCTAAACCTTCAAGCTTGGCAGGAATGTCTTCTTCTTTGAAGCCGTTTTGAGTTAGCGCAGTCACCACATCAAGGAACAGGGTCTTGCTGACCGCCTTGCCAACAAGGTTGATTTCCCCGGTGATATTGCTTACTTCTTGAGCATTCGTCAGATCGATCCGATATATTTTCTTGAAGGCAGCCTTTGAGCCATCGCCAAACCCCTTGCCATCGCGTTCATCTACTAAGAATTCGCGATCGCTGATTGCCAAAATCTCGCTGACGGTGGGATATTTTGGTTTAGCTAAGGTGCCAATATTATCTAGCTGATAAGCGTATTCCTGGGTGGCACCTGTTTCTATGTCAATCTTGACGATTCTGGTATAAGCACCATTAGTACCACCGTCTTGGAGCAGTGGACTTTGCAAAATACCAACCAAAGTCTTACCGTTGGGAGTAATTGCAAGACCTTCCATGCCTTTGTTAGCAACCCTACCAGACGTGTTACCAGTGATTTCTGTATCACTAACGGGACTTAAGTTGCTAACTGCAAACTTGCTAGGTAGGTTAAAGACCCTAATCCGCTTACCTATATTGCGGTTAAATTGATATACATAAGGGCCATATTCATCCGAGATAAATATCTCCTTACCATTATTGGATACACGCACCCCTTCAGGGTCAAAACGGGCATTGTTTGGATATGTCGAGATTTGAGTGGGGTTGAAGTTGTCTGAGCGTCCAGTGAAATAGTTTTTATTCTTGGTATTCAAAGCTGGGACACCACTGCCTAAACCCAATCCCGCACCATTACCGTAGTAAAGAGGCTCATTGCTGAATAGCAGAGTCGTGTCAACTAAGGAAGGGGTTAGGGTAAAGGGTAACGCTGAACCAAGTTTGTTTGGTTCAAGTTTCACTTTGATAGTTTGGAAGCGGTTGATATAAGATGCTGTGTCACTGACAGCGCTGTTGTATGACAGGGCATTTGGGCCTCGGTCTGGAATAGCGATAAAGGTGTTACAGCCAGCATAGGCCAATCCCGACCCTAGACCACCCAAGAGGTTTCCCGGAACGCCGTTTTCAAGGGGAGCAGATGTTTTGTTGGAGCGATCGCTAATGTTACCATCTAGACTCCCAATTGCAATTAATTTAACCTCTGCATTGGCAGCAGGAGCCACAGCAAATAACCCCAACAAGGACAAAATGAGAATTTTGTTGAGCATATCAGTTTTATATTCTAAAAGACAGTATTTATTGAAGAATATTGTCATTTTTTTTACTTTGTTATTATCTATGTTTAATAGTTAAGCAAAGATTAAGCTTAGATTAACTAAAGATTATCAAAGCCTAAATAAAAATCCTCAGTAGTAGTATTTTCAATCTGCTAGCGAGAGAGAAAAACTATATAAATTAACGGTAACTAAAGAGAAAATAAGGAGTTTAAAAAACTTAACTAAATAAAATTACTACTACCAAAACATAACCAAAATTTACTGATGTCTTAACTATTAACTATCAATATTTTTACTTGATGGTTATCCCTACTATAAAAATCTCGCATGGTTACTAACAAAAACCAAGGGTATTTATTAAGTCTTTTGCTGTTAAGTACCTTGGGTGCAAATATACAATCAGCTAGCGCTCGGACTACCAGCCCTGTTGGTAACTTACAGGGTGGGGCAGCTTTACTACCCACAGGTCAAATTATCACACCCGCAGCAGCACCAGGCTCGACATTTGCACCTTTAGCAACTGGTTTGCGTACAGACGATAATGCTGATGCGGCTGAAGCAGTAAGCACAGCCCTTAGTCCCGATGGTAAAACTTTACTGGTACTTACCAGTGGTTATAACCAAAACTTCAAAAATGAAAATACGGGCAGTAATTTCACTTACCCTGTATTAGATCCACAAACTGGGAAATCAAGTGGTACAACAACCCGTAAAGCAGAATGGGTCTTTGTCTATGATGTCAGTAGCGGTAAGTTGGTTAAAAGACAACAGATTAATATTCCGAATACCTATAACGGTTTAGCTTGGGCCAAAGACGGTTCGCGCTTCTTTGTTTCAGGTGGGATTGACGATCGCGTCTATGTTTATGCCTCTAATGGCAGCCAGTACGTACCAGATGCCCCTTTTATTTTACTAGGTCATAATTCTAACCAAACTGACCCCTTCCCTAAATATGATGGTGGTTTGTTAAAGGATACGCCAGCTAAAGCTGTGGCGACAGGAGCAGTTGTAGCCGGTATTGCAGTTAGTAAGGATGGCAGAACCTTAGTAACTGCAAACTTTGAGAATGACTCAATATCAATCGTTGATGCTACTACCCGTAAGGTCACTAAAGAAATTAAGTTCTTTAGACCAGGCGATAAAATAGCAACTGGGGAATTTCCTTTTGATGTAGCCATTAAGAGTGCAGAAAACGGTCAAGCAGCTAAAGTCTTTATTAGTAGCCAGCGCGACAACGAAGTACTTGCTGTTGCCATTACTTCTGGACAAATTACCCGTATACCAATAGGCAGCCAACCAAATAAAGTACTACTTTCGCCTAGCCAAAATCGACTGTATGTAGCTAATGGTAATGATGACTCGATTTCAGTAATTGACACAGACAGCAATAGAGTTGTCCGAACCATCTCTCTGTCTCGGCCTGGCGATCGATACAAAGGTGCTAATCCCAACTCTTTAGCCCTCAGCCCAGATGGAGCTACACTTTACGTTACTCTAGGGGGCGAGAATGCAGTTGCTGTTGTAGACTTGCAAAGTAGCCGGGTGAATGGACGTATCCCTACAGGCTGGTATCCTAATTCTGTAAGCGTCAGTCAAGACGGTCAAAGACTTTACGTTGTCAATGCCAAGAGTAATTCTGGTCCCAATCCCGCAGGAAACCTGACAACTCCAGCAGGGCTAGCACGCAATACTAATTTTAAAAATGAGTACAACTGGGCTTTAGAAAAAGCTGGTATCTCAATTATTCCAGTGCCAAAGGGCGCAACCCTGGGGACACTTTCGGCGCAAGTAGATAAAAATAATGGTTTCTACAATCGTCGCCCTGACCGGACGATGAGGTATTTACAAGGCAAAATTAAGCACGTTATCTACATAGTTAAAGAAAACCGTACTTACGATCAGGTACTTGGTGACTTACCTCTCGGTAATGGCGACCCAACACTTACCTTGTTTCCTAACAATATTTCACCCAACCATCACAAGTTATCCTTTGGCTTCGCAACTTTTGATAACTTCTATGACAGTGGCGAATCAAGTGGAGTTGGTTGGAGTTGGTCTACTTTTGCACGAACGACAGATTACACCGAAAAAACTCAATCGGTTCTCTACGGTAACGCTGGATTTAATGGTTTAACCTACGATTACGAAGGTACTAATCGTAACATCAGCCTTGCCCTACCGCAAACTTCTTCTAATGCCTCTCCAATTAATACGCGCCTGACGGGAATTTTAGATCGCTCTGGTCGGTCTTCAATATTGCCCGGAGACAGAGATGTCAATGCCCCTGAAGGAGATGGTGACTTAGGAATTGATGTCATTGGTGGTTATCTTTGGGATGCAGCGCTCCGTGCTGGTAAAACTGTACGTAATTACGGTTTCTTGGTTGACAATGGCGCTCCCTACATTACTAGTCAACCCGATCCTACTAAACCCGATCCTCAAAACCCAGCTTATATTCCCATCTCCCCAAACCCTTACGCTGACAAAATTCCCCAAGCTCCCGTTACTAAAACTGTATTGTTGGATAAAACCGATCTTTATTTCCGCTCATTCGACATGAATAATCCAGATATTTATCTGTACAACGAATGGGCAAGAGATATTGAGCAGAATGGACTGCCTAACTTAATGCTTGTGCGTCTGCCTCACGATCATTTTGGTTCCTTTGGTACTGCTTTGGCTGGACTAAATACTCCACAACTACAAATGGCAGATAATGACTATGCTATTGGCAAATTGGTAGAGAAAATTTCTCATCTGCCTGAGTGGAAGGAAACAGCAATTTTCATCATTGAAGATGATTCCCAAAATGGGCCAGATCACGTTGATTCTCACCGTTCGTTAGCCTACGTGATTTCGCCTTATACAAAACGGGGCGCGCTTGTCAGCACTAACTACAACACTATTAATGTATTGCGGACAATGGAGGATTTATTAAACATTGGTTATTTGGCAATTACTGATGCTAATGCTGAACCAATGTCAGATGCTTTCACTAGAGAACCAAACTTTGAGCCTTATACAGCTGTTGTTCCAGGTAACTTGTGTGCTAATCCTGTAGATCCAAAACTAGTACCAGCTTGCCAAGACCAGAATGTTGAAAAGACAGCAGCTATGCCGATTCTAAATGATAAGAGTTGGTGGGCTGCTATGACCAAAGACTTCAATTTTGTAGGTGAAGATAATCTCGATCCAGAAGAATTCAACGAGATTCTTTGGGCAGGAATTAAGGGCGATAGTATTCCTTATCCTGAAGAACGTAACCGTCAAGACTTGCGGCAAAATCGCGCTCAAGTGCTAAAGAATTGGCAATTGAGTGAAAGGAATAATTCTACTGAAGCTAAAAAGTAAGTATTAGACATAGGAGTGACAAAAGATTTAGAGATGTAGCACTGCTACATCTCTACAAGGATAGTAATAGGCTAATTTCGGTGTGATTGCCTACTTTTTTTAGTTGATAACAAATGGTGTGAGGATGACAGAAAAATGATCAAAATGTTTTGGAAGCGGCTGCCGATTTCTCCAGTGACTTTGGGGCTATTCTCGGTAATCACTACCACAACTAGCGCGATGTCTGCGGCGGGCGATGCCAACGCACTTCCAATTTTAGCTGGAACTGTTCAAGAATCAGCAGGACAAGTAACATCTGTTTCTCAACTATCAGATGTACAGCCGACAGATTGGGCATTCGGTGCATTGCAATCTTTGGTGGAGCGTTATGGGTGTATTGCTGGTTATCCTAATGCAACTTATCGGGGTAATCGAGCTTTAACTCGTTACGAATTTGCGGCTGGAATTAATGCGTGCTTAGAACGGGTAAACGAACTAATTGCAACTGCAACATCTGACATAGTTAAGAAAGAAGATTTAACAACTCTGCAAAAATTACAAGAACAATTTGCAGCTGAATTGGCTACTTTGCGGGGTCGGGTGGATGCTTTAGAACCTCGCCTGGAAAGCTTGGAACAACAGCAGTTTTCGACCACGACAAAACTTAATGGTGAAGCCATTTTTGCGATATCAGGGTTTGTATCTGGGCAAGATGCTGATAATGCTGATATTCCTAGAAACACAACTTTTGGCGATCGCGTTCGTCTCAATTTTGACACCAGTTTCACCGGTCAAGACTTACTCAGGGTTCGACTACAAGCCCTCAATCTTAATTACTTTTCCGGTGAAGATGGTACTGAAACCAGATTGCCAGAAGGCACTCTAGCTTTTAATGGAGAAATTGGCGATGAAGATCCTGAAAATAATCAAGTTAGAGTTGAAACGCTATTTTACAGATTCCCGCTAGGTAAAAAAACTGATGTTACTTTCTTTGCCAACGAAGGAGAAGTAGAAGACTTTGTAGATACGGTTAACCCCTACTTAGATGGAGATGAGGGAGCTAGGGGTGCTTTATCTAAGTTTGGTAGCCGCAATTCAGTCTACTACTTTGTACCTTCTGGGGCGGGGGTTGGGCTGAGACATCGTTTCTTGGATCAGTTAGAACTGAGTTTGGGATATTTGTCAAGTACAGCATCCAATCCCAACACTAACAACGGTTTTATCAACGGTTCTTATGGTGCGATCGCTCAGTTAACTTTTCAACCTAGCGATCGCTTTAGCATCGGTTTAACTTACGTCAATGCCTACAATAACCTGGGTGAAGATTTGGCAACCCCAGGTACAGGTAGCCAAAAGGCTAACTTGGGTTTAGTTACTGATTCGCGCACTTCCACCAACGCTTACGGCTTAGAAGCATCTTATCAAGTAAGTTCCCGCTTTTTCATTAATGCTTGGGCAGGCTATGCCAAAACCAGGGTTTTGGGCGTAGGAGATGCCGATATTTGGAACTATGCAGTTGCTCTAGCTTTCCCAGATTTGGGTAAAAAAGGCAATTTAGCGGGGATTATTGTGGGTATGGAACCAAAAGTCACCGGTGCTGATGGTGCGATCGCTAATGTATTTACAGAGGTAATTGCACCACAAAACCGTGACTCTGCTCAAGACAGAAATACCTCTTTACATGTTGAAGGTTTTTACAGCTATGCACTTTCAGACAATATTACCATCACCCCTGGTTTAATTTGGCTGACTGCCCCCAATCATGACGATCGTAACAGTGATGCTGTACTGGGAGTTATTAGAACTACTTTTACCTTCTAAATTTTGCTGTGGTTTTAGTCTAGACAAGTGAAGGATTGGTTATGCACAAAATACGATCGAGTTCCATTTTTTTCAGATATAGTCTGGTCTCTGCCATCTTATTAACAACATTTTCTGCCGAGTTAATTCGCCCAGTCAAAACACTAGCTGAATGTACCTCTGGCAATAGTAATTGCGAGAACAAAACAGAAAATCCGCCCTGTGATTCTAGAAATCCATACAACTTGGTTGCAGATACCACAAGAGTGCGGAGAATTAAGATTGCTTGGGATGTATGCCAAAAAAATGATTTTTATCAAGTGAGTTCGGGCGACGGCAAAGATGATGTGACGCAAATCGATGACCCAACAGCACGTAGTTGGACTTATGTTGGAGCCAGGGATCTTGTTAAATACACGTTTAAAATCCGTGGTTGTAATGCCCGTCCTGCTCAAGATGCTGCTCAAGAACCAGATTGTACCCCTTGGACAGAGTTAGTTGTCACAACACCTGATTGGTAACTGTTGGTAGTTGTTTGTAAAGTTCCCTTACATAAACCTATTTTGAGGATAACCGATATGAAATTCTTTCCACAATTAGCGATCGCTAGTAGTCTTGTCTTGGGTTTGGCTACCTTAAGTATGAAATCGGCATCGGCTGCAATTGTTAATTATGCTTTCAGTGTTGATAGTTCTACAGCTAAGGGAAACGGTTTATTTAGCTTTGATGACTCAACCTTCAGTAATGATAATTTTCCAGTAGCACTAGTTCAGTCACTAACTTTTCAATTCGATAATAACCCCAATATTTACACCGCAAAGGATGATATTGAATATCCCGATTATCCCGTTGCATTTCCAACTGTATCCTTAGCAGATAACGCATCTATTGGATTGCTATACAGCTTCCCAGACAAAGCTAATCCTGACAAAAATTACGAAATTGCTGGAACATTATTTTCCGTCTCCTCTGAAACTTCTGATTCCGGTACAGTTTCTTATCGACAAGTACCTGAACCTAGTACTTTAGGTAGCACACTTTTAGTTGCCACTATTGGCCTATTCCTAAAAAGAAAGGTAAGATCAATCGAAAAGATTAAAGTTTAACCTCGGCTTGAGAGGGTGTAATGTGGTTATGTTTGCAACCACGTACACTCTCTTAAAAAGATAATAAAAAAAATACCTATGAAAATTACTGACATTCATCATATAGCTATTATTTGTTCTGACTACGAGCGTTCCAAAAGTTTTTATGTAGAAACTTTAGGTTTTACGATTATTCAAGAG
The Nostoc punctiforme PCC 73102 genome window above contains:
- a CDS encoding DUF309 domain-containing protein, encoding MSETIPQEFWQGVEQFNSGQFYACHDTLEALWIEASEPEKTFYQGILQISVALYHLENRNWRGAVILLGEGGNRLRRYPSSYGGVDVDELLSQSAALLTTLQQIGPDKIISGDIGENKVLSLPKILLSTD
- a CDS encoding ferredoxin thioredoxin reductase catalytic beta subunit, with product MITSEHNTKSSDKSLEAMRHFSEQYAKRTGTYFCSEPSVTAVVIEGLAKHKDELGAPLCPCRHYEDKEAEVHATYWNCPCVPMRERKECHCMLFLTPDNEFAGEKQDISLETIKEVRDSMG
- a CDS encoding DUF58 domain-containing protein, yielding MKIIKPITNWLEIRACAPTYGGWVLAVTAICFFGAGINTMAGWLYAISGISFALLGVAAILPPRSLTGLSITRRPMQPVSAGDDLTVELEICNQTQQPVSLLQVEDILPFVLGKPVQKAIETIPSRGSYRWVYYYPTQRRGVYRWQTVELGSGAPLGLFWCRRQRDCAATAIVYPTVLPLATCPLIDEMGQEESKRGDPRGRPLQTATTGLVRSLRPYRIGDPTRLIHWRTSARYGELRVRELEMVTGGQEIVIALDSASNWEEENFEQAVIAAASLYFYAHQQQLQVQLWTASTNLIKGDAYVLETLAATRALEDASSVVPKSYPLIWLTQNPLSLTTLPQGSRWVLWPNISAPAEQEVINWEHPGIVLQSDVSDGLRLRALQPQLQKTLKSY
- a CDS encoding esterase-like activity of phytase family protein, encoding MTIFFNKYCLLEYKTDMLNKILILSLLGLFAVAPAANAEVKLIAIGSLDGNISDRSNKTSAPLENGVPGNLLGGLGSGLAYAGCNTFIAIPDRGPNALSYNSAVSDTASYINRFQTIKVKLEPNKLGSALPFTLTPSLVDTTLLFSNEPLYYGNGAGLGLGSGVPALNTKNKNYFTGRSDNFNPTQISTYPNNARFDPEGVRVSNNGKEIFISDEYGPYVYQFNRNIGKRIRVFNLPSKFAVSNLSPVSDTEITGNTSGRVANKGMEGLAITPNGKTLVGILQSPLLQDGGTNGAYTRIVKIDIETGATQEYAYQLDNIGTLAKPKYPTVSEILAISDREFLVDERDGKGFGDGSKAAFKKIYRIDLTNAQEVSNITGEINLVGKAVSKTLFLDVVTALTQNGFKEEDIPAKLEGLAFGEDVVINRVKKHTLFIANDNDFVGTIAPGIDNPNKFFVFAVDTTDLPGFVPQDIKGED
- a CDS encoding alkaline phosphatase family protein, coding for MVTNKNQGYLLSLLLLSTLGANIQSASARTTSPVGNLQGGAALLPTGQIITPAAAPGSTFAPLATGLRTDDNADAAEAVSTALSPDGKTLLVLTSGYNQNFKNENTGSNFTYPVLDPQTGKSSGTTTRKAEWVFVYDVSSGKLVKRQQINIPNTYNGLAWAKDGSRFFVSGGIDDRVYVYASNGSQYVPDAPFILLGHNSNQTDPFPKYDGGLLKDTPAKAVATGAVVAGIAVSKDGRTLVTANFENDSISIVDATTRKVTKEIKFFRPGDKIATGEFPFDVAIKSAENGQAAKVFISSQRDNEVLAVAITSGQITRIPIGSQPNKVLLSPSQNRLYVANGNDDSISVIDTDSNRVVRTISLSRPGDRYKGANPNSLALSPDGATLYVTLGGENAVAVVDLQSSRVNGRIPTGWYPNSVSVSQDGQRLYVVNAKSNSGPNPAGNLTTPAGLARNTNFKNEYNWALEKAGISIIPVPKGATLGTLSAQVDKNNGFYNRRPDRTMRYLQGKIKHVIYIVKENRTYDQVLGDLPLGNGDPTLTLFPNNISPNHHKLSFGFATFDNFYDSGESSGVGWSWSTFARTTDYTEKTQSVLYGNAGFNGLTYDYEGTNRNISLALPQTSSNASPINTRLTGILDRSGRSSILPGDRDVNAPEGDGDLGIDVIGGYLWDAALRAGKTVRNYGFLVDNGAPYITSQPDPTKPDPQNPAYIPISPNPYADKIPQAPVTKTVLLDKTDLYFRSFDMNNPDIYLYNEWARDIEQNGLPNLMLVRLPHDHFGSFGTALAGLNTPQLQMADNDYAIGKLVEKISHLPEWKETAIFIIEDDSQNGPDHVDSHRSLAYVISPYTKRGALVSTNYNTINVLRTMEDLLNIGYLAITDANAEPMSDAFTREPNFEPYTAVVPGNLCANPVDPKLVPACQDQNVEKTAAMPILNDKSWWAAMTKDFNFVGEDNLDPEEFNEILWAGIKGDSIPYPEERNRQDLRQNRAQVLKNWQLSERNNSTEAKK
- a CDS encoding iron uptake porin; the protein is MIKMFWKRLPISPVTLGLFSVITTTTSAMSAAGDANALPILAGTVQESAGQVTSVSQLSDVQPTDWAFGALQSLVERYGCIAGYPNATYRGNRALTRYEFAAGINACLERVNELIATATSDIVKKEDLTTLQKLQEQFAAELATLRGRVDALEPRLESLEQQQFSTTTKLNGEAIFAISGFVSGQDADNADIPRNTTFGDRVRLNFDTSFTGQDLLRVRLQALNLNYFSGEDGTETRLPEGTLAFNGEIGDEDPENNQVRVETLFYRFPLGKKTDVTFFANEGEVEDFVDTVNPYLDGDEGARGALSKFGSRNSVYYFVPSGAGVGLRHRFLDQLELSLGYLSSTASNPNTNNGFINGSYGAIAQLTFQPSDRFSIGLTYVNAYNNLGEDLATPGTGSQKANLGLVTDSRTSTNAYGLEASYQVSSRFFINAWAGYAKTRVLGVGDADIWNYAVALAFPDLGKKGNLAGIIVGMEPKVTGADGAIANVFTEVIAPQNRDSAQDRNTSLHVEGFYSYALSDNITITPGLIWLTAPNHDDRNSDAVLGVIRTTFTF
- a CDS encoding PEP-CTERM sorting domain-containing protein, giving the protein MKFFPQLAIASSLVLGLATLSMKSASAAIVNYAFSVDSSTAKGNGLFSFDDSTFSNDNFPVALVQSLTFQFDNNPNIYTAKDDIEYPDYPVAFPTVSLADNASIGLLYSFPDKANPDKNYEIAGTLFSVSSETSDSGTVSYRQVPEPSTLGSTLLVATIGLFLKRKVRSIEKIKV